A region from the Sulfitobacter sp. D7 genome encodes:
- a CDS encoding DUF952 domain-containing protein has translation MLIFKILRADEWAALRKNGVSDGAPIDVTDGYVHFSTAEQAEETAAKHFKGEEGLFLLALEAESLGDALEWEPSRGGALFPHLYRPLKIEDVVWAQPLPLVDGAHEFPAGLGAASA, from the coding sequence ATGCTGATTTTCAAGATACTCCGCGCAGACGAATGGGCTGCGCTGCGCAAGAACGGGGTCTCAGACGGGGCGCCGATTGATGTCACCGATGGCTATGTGCATTTCTCCACCGCCGAACAGGCCGAGGAAACCGCCGCCAAGCATTTCAAGGGCGAAGAGGGTCTTTTCCTGCTCGCTCTTGAGGCCGAAAGCTTGGGCGATGCGCTGGAATGGGAGCCGTCGCGGGGCGGCGCGCTTTTCCCGCATCTCTACCGCCCGCTCAAGATCGAAGACGTGGTCTGGGCACAGCCCCTGCCCTTGGTGGATGGCGCTCATGAATTCCCCGCCGGTCTGGGCGCAGCAAGCGCATGA
- a CDS encoding acyl-CoA dehydrogenase: MTADAPKLRAKDKPDLGSFDWQDPFRLDSQLSEDERMIRDSARAYAQEKLQPRVIEAFAEEKTDPEIFREMGEMGLLGVTIPEEYGGLGGSYVSYGLVAREVERVDSGYRSMMSVQASLVMYPIYAYGSEEQRQKYLPKLCSGEWIGCFGLTEPDAGSDPAGMKTRAVKTENGYKLTGSKMWISNSPIADVFVVWAKSEAHDGKIRGFVLEKGMKGLSAPKVGNKLSLRASITGEIVMDGVEVGEDALLPNVQGLKGPFGCLNRARYGISWGAMGAAEFCWHAALQYGLDRKQFNKPLAQTQLFQKKLADMMTEISLGLQGSLQVGRLMDAANAAPEMVSIVKRNNCGKALDVARMSRDMHGGNGISGEFQVIRHMMNLETVNTYEGTHDVHALILGRAQTGLQAFF, encoded by the coding sequence ATGACTGCAGACGCCCCCAAGCTGCGCGCCAAGGACAAACCCGATCTCGGCAGCTTCGATTGGCAGGATCCCTTCCGCCTCGACAGCCAGTTGAGCGAAGACGAACGCATGATCCGCGACAGCGCCCGTGCCTATGCGCAGGAAAAGCTGCAACCGCGCGTCATCGAAGCCTTCGCCGAGGAAAAGACCGACCCCGAAATCTTCCGCGAGATGGGCGAGATGGGCCTTCTGGGCGTCACCATCCCCGAGGAATACGGCGGGCTGGGCGGCAGCTATGTCTCCTACGGCCTCGTCGCGCGCGAAGTTGAGCGGGTCGACAGCGGCTACCGGTCGATGATGTCGGTGCAGGCAAGCCTCGTGATGTACCCGATCTATGCCTATGGCTCCGAAGAGCAGCGCCAAAAGTATCTGCCGAAGCTCTGCTCGGGCGAATGGATCGGTTGTTTTGGCCTGACCGAGCCTGACGCAGGTTCCGACCCTGCGGGCATGAAAACCCGCGCCGTGAAGACCGAGAATGGCTATAAGCTGACCGGCTCCAAGATGTGGATCTCAAACTCCCCCATCGCCGATGTCTTCGTGGTCTGGGCCAAGTCCGAGGCGCATGACGGCAAGATCCGCGGCTTCGTGCTGGAGAAGGGCATGAAGGGCCTGAGCGCGCCGAAAGTGGGCAACAAGCTGTCCTTGCGCGCCTCGATCACCGGCGAGATCGTGATGGACGGCGTCGAAGTGGGCGAAGACGCGCTGCTGCCCAACGTGCAGGGTCTGAAGGGGCCGTTCGGCTGTTTGAACCGCGCGCGCTATGGCATCTCTTGGGGTGCGATGGGTGCTGCGGAATTCTGCTGGCACGCCGCGCTGCAGTACGGGTTGGACCGCAAACAGTTCAACAAGCCACTGGCCCAAACCCAGCTTTTCCAGAAGAAGCTGGCCGACATGATGACCGAGATTTCGCTCGGCCTGCAGGGCTCGCTGCAGGTGGGCCGTTTGATGGACGCCGCCAATGCCGCGCCCGAGATGGTTTCGATCGTCAAGCGCAACAACTGTGGCAAGGCGCTCGACGTGGCGCGCATGTCGCGTGACATGCACGGCGGCAACGGTATCTCGGGTGAATTCCAAGTGATCCGCCACATGATGAACCTTGAGACAGTGAACACCTATGAGGGCACCCATGACGTGCACGCCCTGATCCTGGGCCGCGCCCAGACCGGCCTGCAGGCGTTCTTCTAA
- a CDS encoding NAD-dependent epimerase/dehydratase family protein, producing MKFKKLVLTGAAGRLGSYLREPLAAMCEELVSSDIADDIGKLYEGERYQKADLAEYDQVAALMEGADMVVHFGAIVDEKPFMELLGPNFVGSYNVWEAAYQAGARRVVYASSIHAVGMHKKSDFIGIDAPHKPDTFYGLAKCFTEDLGSMYWDKRQLESVHLRILSAAQVNNSRALGSWLSYDDLIQLVTRAVDTPSVGFSVIYGVSNNDRAPVDNAKAAFLGYRPKDNAEQFAEKVLAEEGPVDITDPGQMCHGGPFAKVDLGESGIAQMTIVDDKKET from the coding sequence ATGAAATTTAAGAAACTGGTCCTGACAGGTGCTGCCGGTCGGCTTGGCTCTTACCTGCGTGAGCCGCTGGCCGCGATGTGCGAAGAATTGGTCAGCTCCGACATCGCCGACGACATCGGCAAGCTTTATGAGGGCGAGCGCTATCAGAAGGCCGATCTGGCAGAATACGATCAGGTCGCCGCCCTGATGGAAGGGGCCGACATGGTGGTGCATTTCGGTGCCATCGTGGACGAAAAACCCTTTATGGAGCTGCTCGGCCCGAACTTCGTCGGCTCTTACAACGTGTGGGAAGCGGCCTATCAGGCAGGCGCACGCCGTGTCGTCTATGCCTCCTCGATCCATGCCGTGGGGATGCACAAGAAATCCGATTTCATCGGCATTGACGCCCCCCACAAGCCTGACACATTCTACGGCCTCGCCAAATGCTTCACCGAAGACCTCGGCTCAATGTATTGGGACAAACGCCAGCTTGAGTCCGTGCATCTGCGCATCCTCAGCGCCGCGCAGGTCAACAACTCCCGCGCGCTTGGCTCGTGGCTCAGCTATGACGATCTGATCCAACTGGTGACCCGCGCGGTCGACACCCCCTCGGTCGGTTTCTCGGTCATCTACGGCGTGTCGAACAATGACCGCGCGCCGGTGGACAATGCCAAGGCCGCGTTCCTCGGTTACCGGCCCAAGGACAACGCAGAGCAATTCGCCGAAAAAGTGCTGGCCGAAGAAGGCCCTGTCGACATCACCGACCCCGGCCAGATGTGCCACGGCGGCCCCTTCGCCAAGGTCGATCTGGGCGAAAGCGGCATCGCGCAGATGACCATCGTCGACGACAAAAAAGAGACCTGA
- a CDS encoding quinone-dependent dihydroorotate dehydrogenase — MPVIEKMGLNALHRIDPEAAHGLAIRALRAGLAPAPGPQTSARLHTTVAGLDLPNPVGLAAGFDKNATAVAPLSRAGFGFIEVGAATPLPQPGNPRPRLFRLTEDRAAINRFGFNNEGMEAICARLSRRGAGVPVGLNLGANKTSPDRAADFARVMTAARNHVDFATVNVSSPNTEKLRDLQGKAALSALLEGVMDVRGATPVFLKIAPDLSEAEIEDVAEVAQNSGVAAIIATNTTLDRTGLASAHAAEAGGLSGAPLFERSTRVLARLAGLTDIPLIGVGGVSDAQTAYAKICAGASALQLYTALVFGGLGLVREITTGLDALLARDGFATVAEAVGSKREDWL; from the coding sequence ATGCCGGTGATCGAAAAAATGGGCCTTAACGCGCTGCACCGGATTGACCCCGAAGCGGCGCATGGGCTGGCGATCCGGGCTTTGCGGGCGGGCCTGGCCCCGGCCCCCGGGCCGCAGACCTCTGCACGCTTACACACAACGGTTGCTGGGCTGGATCTGCCGAACCCCGTCGGGCTGGCCGCGGGTTTTGACAAGAACGCGACCGCGGTCGCCCCGCTTTCCCGCGCCGGTTTCGGCTTTATCGAAGTGGGCGCCGCCACGCCCCTGCCCCAGCCCGGCAACCCGCGCCCGCGTCTGTTTCGCCTGACCGAAGACCGCGCCGCGATCAACCGCTTCGGCTTTAACAACGAGGGGATGGAGGCGATCTGCGCCCGGCTTTCGCGCCGCGGCGCCGGTGTGCCGGTGGGGCTGAACCTTGGTGCGAACAAGACCAGCCCAGACCGCGCTGCCGACTTTGCCCGGGTGATGACCGCCGCGCGCAATCACGTCGATTTCGCGACGGTCAATGTCTCCTCCCCCAACACCGAGAAGCTGCGCGATCTTCAGGGCAAGGCGGCGCTTTCCGCCCTGCTCGAAGGGGTGATGGACGTGCGCGGTGCCACGCCCGTTTTCCTGAAAATCGCCCCCGATCTCAGCGAAGCCGAGATCGAGGACGTGGCCGAGGTTGCTCAAAATTCAGGCGTCGCTGCCATCATTGCGACCAATACCACGCTCGACCGGACAGGTCTTGCCAGCGCCCATGCGGCTGAGGCGGGCGGCCTCTCCGGTGCGCCATTGTTTGAGCGGTCGACTCGCGTCTTGGCGCGGCTGGCGGGGCTAACGGATATTCCGTTGATCGGCGTTGGCGGGGTGTCGGATGCGCAGACCGCCTATGCCAAGATCTGCGCCGGTGCCTCGGCGTTGCAACTTTACACCGCGCTGGTCTTTGGCGGTCTTGGGCTGGTGCGTGAGATCACCACGGGGCTCGATGCGCTTTTGGCGCGCGATGGTTTCGCCACCGTGGCCGAGGCCGTGGGCAGCAAACGCGAGGATTGGCTATGA
- a CDS encoding bifunctional metallophosphatase/5'-nucleotidase → MKRFLTATAALALTSGMAAAEYNLTILHTNDFHARFEPISKYDGPCGAEDNTAGECFGGSGRLMTAITEARERAGNSILVDGGDQFQGTLFYTQYKGALAAEMMNQMGYDAMTVGNHEFDDGPEVLRGFMDALEFPVLMSNADVTAEPLLADKLAKSTVIEKGGEQIGLIGLTPQDTHELASPGDNITFSDPVAAVQGEVDLLIARGVNKIIVLSHSGYSVDQKVAAETTGVDVIVGGHTNTLLSNTNERAEGPYPTMVGETAIVQAYAYGKFLGELNVTFDDEGNITKAEGEPLIMDAAVTEDQDTVDRIAEAAKPLEEIRNRVVADTAEAIDGERGNCRAQECSMGNLVADAMLDRVKDQGIDVAIANSGGLRASIDAGEVTMGEVLTVLPFQNTLSTFQVTGAQLIEALENGVSQHEEGAGRFPQVAGMSFAFDPKAEAGSRISDVMVAGAPIDLEKTYGAVSNNYVRNGGDGYAMFKDAANAYDYGPDLADVTAEYLAKDGTYKPYTDGRITMK, encoded by the coding sequence ATGAAACGATTCCTGACCGCGACCGCAGCGCTGGCTTTGACCAGTGGCATGGCGGCAGCTGAATATAACCTCACCATTCTGCACACCAATGATTTTCACGCGCGGTTTGAGCCGATCAGCAAATATGACGGTCCCTGCGGTGCCGAAGACAATACAGCAGGCGAGTGTTTCGGTGGCTCTGGCCGGCTGATGACCGCGATCACCGAGGCGCGCGAGCGGGCAGGCAACAGCATCCTTGTGGACGGCGGTGACCAGTTTCAGGGCACGTTGTTCTACACCCAGTACAAGGGCGCATTGGCCGCCGAGATGATGAACCAGATGGGCTATGACGCGATGACCGTGGGCAACCATGAATTCGACGATGGCCCCGAAGTGCTGCGCGGCTTTATGGACGCCTTGGAATTCCCGGTGCTGATGTCCAACGCTGATGTTACGGCGGAGCCGCTTCTGGCCGACAAGCTGGCCAAATCGACCGTGATCGAAAAGGGAGGCGAACAGATCGGCTTGATCGGCCTGACGCCGCAAGACACGCATGAGTTGGCCAGCCCCGGCGACAATATCACCTTCTCTGATCCTGTTGCCGCCGTGCAGGGCGAGGTTGATCTGCTGATTGCTAGGGGCGTGAACAAGATCATCGTGCTCAGCCACTCAGGCTATAGCGTTGACCAGAAAGTGGCGGCGGAAACCACTGGGGTCGATGTGATCGTGGGCGGCCATACCAACACGCTGCTCAGCAATACGAACGAGCGTGCCGAGGGTCCCTATCCGACGATGGTGGGCGAGACGGCAATCGTGCAGGCCTATGCCTATGGCAAATTCCTTGGCGAGTTGAATGTGACCTTTGACGATGAGGGCAATATCACCAAGGCCGAGGGCGAGCCGCTGATCATGGACGCTGCCGTGACCGAAGATCAGGACACCGTTGACCGTATCGCCGAAGCTGCCAAGCCGCTTGAGGAAATCCGCAACCGGGTGGTGGCCGATACAGCCGAGGCAATCGACGGGGAGCGCGGCAACTGTCGCGCGCAGGAATGCTCAATGGGCAACCTTGTGGCCGACGCGATGCTTGACCGGGTGAAGGATCAGGGCATCGACGTGGCGATTGCCAACTCGGGCGGGCTGCGTGCCTCTATCGACGCGGGCGAGGTGACGATGGGTGAAGTGCTGACCGTGTTGCCGTTCCAGAACACATTGTCGACCTTCCAAGTCACCGGCGCGCAACTGATCGAGGCGTTGGAAAACGGCGTGAGCCAGCATGAAGAGGGCGCAGGGCGTTTCCCCCAAGTGGCGGGCATGTCCTTTGCCTTTGATCCCAAGGCAGAAGCTGGCAGCCGGATCAGCGACGTGATGGTCGCGGGTGCGCCGATTGACCTTGAGAAAACCTATGGTGCCGTCTCGAACAACTACGTTCGCAACGGTGGCGATGGCTATGCGATGTTCAAGGACGCCGCCAATGCCTATGACTACGGCCCCGATCTGGCGGATGTCACGGCCGAGTATCTGGCCAAGGATGGCACATACAAGCCCTATACCGACGGTCGTATCACCATGAAATAA
- a CDS encoding HpcH/HpaI aldolase family protein, which translates to MKHPENTFLTAIRAGKKQLGLWVSLSDGYAAEVVAHAGYDWVMLDMEHAPSDMKSVLGQLQAFSGSDTTAMVRPDWNDAVKVKRLMDLGAPGLLFPMVQTPDEARAAVAACRYPPRGIRGVAGLNRANQFGRVEDYNAEVESQTAILIQLETRAAVENAAAFAEVEGIDGIFFGPADIAADMGHLGQTLHPEVWEVIRPAAKLLMDKGIPVGTLVTDPDFAAELLNEGFTFVACGTDVGLLAKGADALRTQVRDKISET; encoded by the coding sequence ATGAAGCACCCCGAGAATACATTCCTCACGGCCATCCGCGCCGGGAAAAAGCAACTGGGCCTCTGGGTCTCCCTCTCGGATGGCTATGCCGCCGAGGTGGTGGCCCATGCGGGCTATGACTGGGTGATGCTGGATATGGAGCACGCGCCGAGCGACATGAAATCGGTGCTGGGACAGCTACAGGCATTCTCGGGAAGCGACACAACGGCGATGGTGCGGCCCGATTGGAACGATGCGGTCAAGGTCAAACGCCTGATGGACCTCGGCGCGCCGGGGCTGCTGTTTCCGATGGTACAGACGCCTGACGAGGCCCGCGCCGCTGTTGCCGCCTGCCGCTACCCGCCGCGCGGTATCCGGGGCGTGGCCGGGCTGAACCGCGCTAACCAATTTGGCCGGGTCGAGGACTACAATGCCGAAGTCGAGAGCCAGACCGCCATCCTGATCCAGCTTGAGACCCGCGCCGCCGTTGAAAACGCCGCCGCCTTTGCCGAGGTTGAGGGGATCGACGGCATCTTCTTTGGCCCCGCCGACATCGCTGCTGACATGGGCCATCTGGGCCAGACCCTGCACCCCGAAGTGTGGGAGGTCATCCGCCCCGCCGCCAAGCTGCTGATGGACAAGGGCATTCCTGTGGGCACGCTGGTCACCGACCCCGATTTCGCCGCCGAATTGCTGAACGAAGGCTTCACCTTTGTCGCCTGCGGCACCGATGTTGGTCTTTTGGCCAAAGGAGCCGATGCCCTGCGCACCCAAGTGCGCGACAAGATTTCTGAGACGTGA
- a CDS encoding LysR substrate-binding domain-containing protein, translated as MIAPRRFLPSISALLSFEAVVRLGTATAAAQELNLTQSAVSRQIKTLEEQLGVSLMIRQGRRLSPTQAGLDYVTQVRDILNRLAQASVSARTNPTGGTLDLAILPAFGMHWLAPRLRDFARDHPEVTVNLSTRLRPFAFAGSRFDAAIHFGHEDWPGVRYLPLLPETVVAVCAPDLLAEPLEDARDVRHLPLLHLETRPRGWARWLSSLGVTDEPPGGMMFDQFSTMAQAAIHGLGVALLPTFFARPYLRDGQLVLAASQTTQSIGNYYLVWPEDRDETAALASFRGWLAQQAEPATD; from the coding sequence ATGATCGCGCCCCGCCGCTTCCTGCCCTCGATCTCGGCCCTGCTGTCCTTCGAGGCTGTGGTGCGGCTGGGCACCGCCACGGCGGCGGCGCAGGAACTGAACCTGACGCAGAGCGCGGTAAGCCGCCAGATCAAGACGCTGGAGGAACAACTAGGCGTGTCGCTGATGATCCGTCAGGGCCGACGGCTGAGCCCGACGCAGGCGGGGTTGGATTATGTCACGCAGGTGCGCGACATCCTGAACCGGCTGGCGCAGGCCTCGGTTTCGGCCCGGACGAACCCCACGGGCGGCACGCTGGATCTGGCGATCTTGCCCGCCTTCGGCATGCATTGGCTGGCCCCCCGGCTGCGCGATTTTGCAAGAGATCATCCTGAGGTGACAGTCAACCTCTCCACCCGGTTGCGGCCCTTCGCCTTTGCAGGCAGCCGATTCGACGCCGCCATTCATTTTGGTCATGAAGACTGGCCCGGCGTGCGCTATCTGCCGCTTTTGCCGGAAACGGTGGTGGCGGTCTGCGCGCCTGATTTGCTGGCCGAACCGCTGGAAGATGCGCGCGATGTGCGGCACCTGCCGCTATTGCATCTGGAGACCCGCCCCCGCGGCTGGGCGCGCTGGCTGTCGTCGCTGGGCGTGACCGATGAGCCGCCCGGCGGGATGATGTTTGACCAATTCTCAACCATGGCGCAGGCGGCGATTCACGGGCTGGGGGTGGCTCTGCTGCCGACCTTTTTCGCCCGCCCCTACCTGCGCGACGGGCAATTGGTGCTGGCCGCGTCGCAAACCACGCAGAGCATCGGCAATTACTACCTCGTCTGGCCCGAAGACCGGGATGAGACCGCGGCGCTTGCGTCTTTCCGCGGCTGGCTCGCCCAGCAGGCAGAGCCCGCGACAGACTGA
- a CDS encoding thiamine pyrophosphate-dependent enzyme produces the protein MDRVAIVHENFLRRVAAGDFPVSTSDKKALDRAALERLYRAQVLSRALDLQSRVMQKEGQGFYTIGSSGHEGMAGVAAALRVDDIAFLHYRDAAFQIARADQAEGQDMLRDMLLSFACSAEDPISGGRHKVLGSRPLMIPPQTSTIASHLPKAVGAAHSIGMARRNRPEHAILPRDAIAMCSFGDASANHSTAQGAINAACWTAVQGVPLPLLFVCEDNGIGISTKTPTGWIKASMSARPGLKYFEGDGLDLHAAFAAAKEAADYVRVHRKPAFLHLRTVRLYGHAGADVATSYLPRAEVEADEANDPLLHSARLLVEAGMNADEALAIYRETQDAVAKAAAEVVKRPRLKTASDVMASLVPPKRDCAPSNGPSAEVRAETFGSDMAQMDNPQPMSRLINWALHDLMLSHSETMLMGEDVGRKGGVYGVTQKLQGRFGPGRVIDTLLDEQSILGLAIGMAHNGFVPMPEIQFLAYLHNAEDQLRGEAATLPFFSDGQWTNPMVLRIAGLGYQKGFGGHFHNDNSLAVLRDIPGIVIACPSAGDDAAMMLREAHRLAREEQRVVVFVEPIALYPMRDLLEAGDGGWMRNYPAPDQRIGLGEVGVTGEGADLAIVSYGNGHYLSQQAAHDLAEQGVAARVIDLRWLAPMPDEALMAAIGDRPVLIVDECRRTGGQAEALMALMAERGVERFARLTAEDSFIATGPAYAATLPSREGIVAAARELLG, from the coding sequence ATGGACCGCGTTGCCATCGTTCATGAGAACTTCCTCCGTCGCGTCGCGGCGGGGGATTTTCCCGTTTCCACCTCCGACAAAAAGGCGCTTGATCGTGCCGCATTGGAGCGGCTCTACCGCGCGCAGGTCCTGAGCCGCGCGCTCGACCTGCAAAGCCGCGTGATGCAGAAAGAGGGGCAGGGGTTTTACACCATCGGCTCGTCCGGGCACGAAGGCATGGCGGGGGTGGCGGCGGCGCTGCGGGTCGATGACATCGCCTTCCTGCACTACCGTGATGCGGCGTTCCAGATCGCCCGCGCCGATCAGGCCGAGGGGCAGGACATGCTGCGCGATATGCTCCTGAGTTTCGCCTGTTCGGCTGAGGATCCGATCAGCGGCGGGCGACATAAGGTGCTGGGCTCGCGCCCGCTGATGATCCCGCCGCAGACCTCGACCATTGCCAGCCACCTGCCCAAGGCCGTGGGGGCCGCGCATTCCATCGGCATGGCACGGCGCAACCGGCCCGAGCATGCGATCCTGCCGCGCGATGCAATCGCCATGTGTAGCTTTGGCGATGCCTCGGCCAACCACTCCACCGCGCAGGGCGCGATCAATGCCGCCTGTTGGACCGCCGTACAGGGCGTGCCGCTGCCGCTGCTTTTCGTCTGCGAGGACAATGGCATCGGGATTTCGACGAAGACCCCGACGGGCTGGATCAAAGCCTCCATGTCTGCCCGTCCGGGCTTGAAGTATTTCGAGGGCGACGGGCTGGACCTTCATGCCGCTTTCGCTGCGGCGAAAGAGGCGGCGGATTACGTGCGGGTGCACCGCAAGCCCGCCTTCCTGCATCTGCGCACTGTGCGGCTATATGGTCATGCGGGGGCGGATGTGGCGACTTCCTATCTGCCGCGTGCAGAGGTCGAGGCAGATGAGGCGAACGATCCGCTGCTGCATTCCGCGCGCCTGTTGGTGGAGGCCGGAATGAACGCCGATGAGGCGCTGGCGATTTACCGTGAGACCCAAGATGCCGTGGCGAAAGCGGCGGCAGAGGTGGTCAAACGCCCGCGGCTCAAGACTGCATCGGATGTGATGGCGAGCCTCGTGCCGCCCAAACGCGACTGCGCGCCGAGCAATGGGCCGAGCGCGGAAGTGCGGGCCGAAACCTTTGGCAGCGACATGGCGCAAATGGACAACCCGCAGCCGATGTCACGGCTGATCAACTGGGCGCTGCATGATCTGATGCTCTCGCATTCCGAGACCATGCTGATGGGCGAGGACGTGGGCCGCAAGGGTGGGGTTTATGGCGTCACACAGAAGTTGCAGGGCCGTTTCGGGCCGGGGCGTGTGATCGACACGCTGTTGGATGAACAGAGCATTCTGGGCCTCGCTATCGGTATGGCGCATAACGGTTTCGTGCCGATGCCTGAGATTCAGTTCCTCGCCTATCTGCACAACGCCGAAGACCAGTTGCGCGGCGAGGCGGCCACCCTGCCGTTCTTCTCGGACGGGCAATGGACCAATCCGATGGTGCTGCGCATCGCCGGGCTGGGTTATCAGAAAGGCTTTGGCGGGCATTTCCACAACGACAACTCACTGGCCGTGCTGCGCGACATTCCGGGAATCGTCATTGCCTGCCCCTCGGCCGGGGATGACGCCGCGATGATGCTGCGCGAGGCGCACCGTTTGGCGCGTGAGGAGCAGCGGGTGGTGGTCTTTGTCGAGCCCATCGCGCTTTACCCGATGCGGGATTTGTTGGAGGCCGGGGACGGCGGCTGGATGCGGAATTATCCGGCGCCGGACCAGCGGATTGGTCTGGGCGAGGTTGGTGTCACGGGCGAGGGGGCCGATTTGGCGATCGTGAGCTATGGTAACGGGCATTACCTGAGCCAGCAGGCGGCGCATGATCTGGCAGAGCAGGGTGTCGCGGCGCGGGTGATTGACCTGCGTTGGCTGGCTCCGATGCCAGATGAGGCGTTGATGGCGGCCATCGGGGATCGGCCTGTGCTGATCGTTGATGAATGTCGCCGCACCGGCGGGCAGGCCGAAGCGTTGATGGCGCTGATGGCAGAGCGCGGGGTTGAGCGTTTTGCGCGGCTAACGGCGGAGGACAGTTTTATCGCGACGGGTCCGGCCTATGCGGCGACCCTGCCCTCGCGCGAGGGTATTGTGGCGGCGGCGCGGGAGTTGTTGGGGTAG
- a CDS encoding VOC family protein, giving the protein MLTPFHLAYNVRDLDETRAFYGDVLGCTEGRSTETWVDYSFFGHQISMHLGEPFATEATGKVGEHMVPMPHLGVVLQMDDWKALAERLKGAKVDFVIEPSLRFEGEPGEQATMFFRDPSGNPIEVKGFADMERVFAQ; this is encoded by the coding sequence ATGCTCACCCCCTTCCACCTTGCCTATAACGTCCGCGACCTTGATGAGACCCGCGCCTTCTACGGCGATGTGCTGGGCTGCACCGAGGGCCGCTCGACCGAGACTTGGGTCGATTATTCCTTCTTTGGCCACCAAATTTCGATGCATCTGGGGGAGCCTTTCGCCACAGAAGCCACCGGCAAGGTGGGCGAACATATGGTGCCGATGCCGCATCTGGGGGTGGTCTTGCAGATGGACGATTGGAAGGCGCTGGCCGAGCGGCTGAAAGGCGCGAAGGTTGATTTCGTGATCGAACCGTCGCTGCGTTTCGAAGGGGAGCCGGGCGAACAGGCGACGATGTTCTTCCGCGACCCTTCGGGCAACCCGATCGAGGTCAAAGGCTTTGCCGATATGGAACGTGTCTTTGCCCAGTAA
- a CDS encoding mandelate racemase/muconate lactonizing enzyme family protein, producing MKLQDLDIIVTAPPAPGWGGRYWILVKVTTDTGVIGWGECYAASVGPDAMRAVIKDVFARHMQGENPENIELMFRRAYSAGFTQRPDLTVMGAFSGLEIACWDILGKDRDRPVHALIGGRTNDRVRGYTYLYPLPHHSMAEFWTSPEMAAESAADCVARGYTAVKFDPAGPYTLRGGHMPAMSDISTSAAFCKAIREAVGDRADLLFGTHGQFTTAGAIRLGQAIEPYSPLWYEEPIPPDAPEQMAKVARGVRIPVATGERLTTKAEFAPLLRAGAAEILQPALGRVGGIAEAKKIAAMAEVYNAQVAPHLYAGPVEWAANVQLATAIPNILMCECIETPFHDQLIKGAIRVEDGFITAPDAPGLGIEVDEDLARAHPYTGDGLHLEMREEPCDYVNGNNFQGGAPADSH from the coding sequence ATGAAGCTACAAGACCTCGATATCATCGTGACGGCCCCGCCCGCCCCCGGCTGGGGCGGGCGCTATTGGATATTGGTCAAGGTGACCACCGACACCGGCGTGATCGGCTGGGGCGAATGCTACGCCGCCAGCGTCGGGCCCGATGCGATGCGCGCGGTGATCAAAGATGTCTTTGCCCGTCATATGCAGGGCGAGAACCCCGAGAACATCGAGCTGATGTTCCGCCGCGCCTACTCCGCGGGCTTCACACAGCGGCCAGACCTGACCGTCATGGGCGCGTTTTCGGGGCTAGAGATCGCCTGCTGGGACATCCTTGGCAAAGACCGCGACCGTCCGGTGCACGCACTGATCGGCGGGCGCACCAATGACCGGGTGCGCGGCTATACCTACCTCTACCCCCTGCCGCATCACAGCATGGCGGAGTTTTGGACCTCGCCCGAGATGGCGGCGGAATCGGCGGCGGATTGCGTGGCCCGCGGCTATACGGCGGTGAAATTCGACCCCGCTGGCCCCTATACGCTGCGCGGCGGGCATATGCCTGCGATGTCGGATATCAGCACCTCGGCGGCGTTCTGCAAAGCCATCCGTGAGGCCGTTGGCGACCGTGCCGATCTCCTGTTCGGTACCCACGGACAGTTCACCACCGCAGGCGCGATCCGGCTGGGCCAAGCGATCGAACCCTACAGCCCGCTCTGGTACGAAGAGCCGATCCCCCCAGACGCGCCTGAGCAGATGGCCAAGGTCGCGCGCGGCGTGCGCATCCCGGTGGCAACGGGCGAGCGGTTGACGACGAAGGCCGAGTTCGCGCCCCTGTTGCGCGCCGGTGCGGCAGAGATTTTGCAACCGGCACTTGGCCGCGTGGGCGGCATTGCCGAGGCCAAGAAGATCGCAGCCATGGCCGAAGTCTATAACGCGCAGGTGGCACCGCATCTCTATGCCGGGCCGGTGGAATGGGCGGCGAATGTGCAGCTTGCCACGGCGATCCCGAATATCCTGATGTGCGAGTGCATTGAGACGCCATTTCATGACCAGCTGATCAAGGGGGCGATCCGGGTGGAGGATGGGTTCATCACCGCCCCCGACGCGCCCGGTCTGGGGATCGAAGTGGACGAAGACCTTGCCCGCGCGCATCCCTACACAGGCGACGGGCTGCATCTGGAGATGCGCGAAGAGCCTTGCGATTATGTGAACGGGAATAATTTTCAAGGCGGTGCGCCAGCGGATAGCCACTAG